Proteins encoded within one genomic window of Sulfurovum sp. XGS-02:
- a CDS encoding NFACT RNA binding domain-containing protein: MKLYELKAIAERLNDFSFISRARRVEDNTIELVFDKSDSYFFNMTRGHSFIYKAPSQRPIQGYNAPFDTLLHTLLSASRILSVEVPDEDRIVRLTLAPKSSYKDKIIYLQLEFTGKNTNAILIDENEIIIEALRHIDAESSFRVIRPGVELLAIPPFRRTEEHQEIPDVDAYLEEKYLQVHTKKLVELKKQKLSLTDKKIQKLNQLLKKLPDEVQLNDEAQKFKAYANLILANLYQIKPYDTKLKTYDFEGNEITIKLPKDTKVNRMSDHFFNLSKRAKNKAKNVHIEKENLQSKKAFYENIYYAIEQAKDPYELELLVPKRGKSKRKKERLKEGELFWIEDYKVLVGRNSHENQKLLEMAKANDLWMHIRDIPSSHVIIRTDKQNLPESVLKAAAKLCVDFSVKNPGDYEVDYTKRKFVKVQEGSNVLYNKYDTISITKEGVEIRV, translated from the coding sequence ATGAAATTATACGAACTCAAAGCCATTGCCGAACGTCTGAACGACTTCTCTTTTATCAGTCGGGCCAGACGTGTGGAAGACAATACAATAGAGTTGGTATTTGACAAATCTGACAGCTATTTTTTCAACATGACAAGAGGGCACAGTTTCATCTATAAGGCCCCTTCACAAAGACCGATCCAAGGCTATAATGCACCTTTTGACACCCTGCTGCACACCCTGCTTTCTGCCAGCAGGATCCTCTCTGTGGAGGTACCAGATGAAGACCGTATCGTGCGTTTGACACTCGCGCCAAAAAGCTCTTATAAGGACAAAATCATCTACCTGCAGTTGGAATTTACAGGGAAAAATACCAATGCCATACTCATCGATGAGAATGAAATCATTATAGAGGCGCTCAGACACATTGATGCAGAGAGCTCTTTTCGTGTCATTCGTCCGGGTGTGGAACTCCTTGCCATACCTCCTTTCAGACGTACAGAAGAGCACCAGGAGATCCCCGATGTTGATGCTTACCTTGAAGAGAAATATCTTCAGGTCCATACAAAAAAACTTGTCGAGTTAAAAAAACAGAAACTCTCTCTTACCGATAAAAAGATCCAAAAACTGAACCAGCTTTTGAAAAAACTTCCCGATGAAGTGCAACTGAACGATGAAGCGCAGAAGTTCAAAGCCTATGCCAACCTCATCCTGGCCAATCTCTACCAGATAAAACCTTACGATACGAAACTTAAAACCTATGATTTTGAAGGCAATGAAATCACTATAAAACTGCCTAAAGATACGAAGGTCAACCGTATGAGTGACCACTTTTTCAACCTATCCAAACGTGCCAAGAATAAAGCCAAGAACGTGCACATAGAAAAAGAGAACCTGCAAAGTAAAAAAGCGTTCTATGAGAATATCTATTATGCGATCGAACAGGCAAAAGATCCTTATGAACTTGAACTTCTTGTGCCCAAACGCGGAAAGTCCAAACGTAAAAAAGAACGCCTAAAAGAGGGGGAACTCTTCTGGATAGAAGACTATAAGGTCCTCGTGGGACGTAACAGTCATGAAAACCAAAAACTCCTGGAGATGGCAAAAGCCAATGACCTTTGGATGCATATACGTGATATCCCCTCAAGTCATGTCATCATCAGGACCGATAAACAAAACCTGCCTGAGTCCGTACTCAAAGCTGCCGCAAAGCTCTGTGTAGATTTTTCTGTCAAAAACCCCGGGGATTATGAAGTCGATTACACCAAGCGTAAATTTGTCAAAGTACAAGAAGGCTCCAATGTGCTTTACAACAAATATGACACGATCTCTATCACTAAAGAAGGTGTTGAAATCAGAGTCTAG
- the leuC gene encoding 3-isopropylmalate dehydratase large subunit: MGQTMTEKIFSEHAGREVHAGEIVRVDIDMIIGNDITTPISIRAFEESGAEKLARPDNFCIVMDHYIPAKDIASANQAKISRDFAYKHDMKYFFDEKDMGIEHALLPEKGLVVPGDVIIGADSHTCTHGALGAFSTGMGSTDLSFGMITGGNWFKVPETIKVELTGVPGEHIYGKDIILELIRQIGVDGALYKAIEFTGEAVQHLGMDDRFSISNMVIEAGAKNGIFAVDEITLAYLEERKEVNGGLRAEPKIHVADADAEYCQVITIDTAALSPVIAYPFLPSNGKPVEQAVADDLKVDQVMIGSCTNGRIEDLRIAAEIMKGKRVAKHTRMIVTPATQKILLQAQHEGLMDILIEAGAVVSNPTCGACLGGYMGILGDGERCVATTNRNFVGRMGARTSEIYLANSAVAAASAIAGKIVDPRDL; encoded by the coding sequence ATGGGACAAACTATGACAGAGAAGATCTTCTCGGAGCATGCAGGGCGTGAAGTGCATGCAGGAGAGATCGTTAGAGTAGATATCGATATGATCATCGGAAATGACATTACGACGCCTATTTCCATTAGAGCATTTGAAGAGTCAGGTGCTGAGAAGTTGGCAAGACCAGATAATTTTTGTATCGTGATGGATCACTATATTCCGGCAAAAGATATTGCTTCAGCTAACCAGGCAAAGATCTCCAGAGATTTTGCCTATAAGCATGATATGAAATATTTCTTCGATGAAAAAGATATGGGTATTGAGCATGCACTGCTTCCGGAAAAAGGGTTGGTTGTTCCTGGTGATGTGATCATCGGTGCGGACAGCCATACCTGTACGCATGGTGCACTGGGTGCATTTTCAACAGGTATGGGAAGTACGGACCTTTCATTCGGTATGATCACAGGTGGTAACTGGTTCAAAGTACCCGAAACGATTAAAGTGGAATTGACAGGTGTTCCGGGTGAGCATATTTACGGTAAAGACATCATCTTGGAGCTTATCCGCCAGATAGGTGTGGATGGTGCCTTGTATAAAGCGATCGAATTCACAGGTGAAGCGGTCCAGCACCTTGGTATGGACGATAGATTCTCTATCTCGAACATGGTGATCGAAGCGGGAGCGAAAAATGGTATCTTCGCAGTCGATGAGATCACATTGGCGTACCTTGAAGAGCGAAAAGAGGTGAATGGCGGATTAAGAGCTGAACCTAAGATCCATGTGGCGGATGCGGATGCCGAGTATTGCCAAGTGATCACGATAGACACCGCAGCACTTTCACCGGTGATCGCTTATCCTTTCTTACCATCAAATGGTAAGCCTGTAGAGCAAGCTGTTGCAGATGATTTAAAGGTAGACCAGGTAATGATCGGATCGTGTACGAATGGTCGTATCGAGGACCTTCGTATCGCAGCGGAGATCATGAAAGGGAAAAGAGTGGCAAAGCATACACGTATGATCGTGACGCCAGCCACACAGAAGATACTCCTTCAGGCACAGCATGAAGGTTTGATGGATATTCTGATCGAAGCGGGTGCGGTGGTCTCTAACCCTACGTGTGGTGCTTGTCTGGGTGGATATATGGGTATCCTTGGAGACGGTGAGCGCTGTGTTGCTACCACAAACCGTAACTTCGTAGGCCGTATGGGTGCCAGAACCTCTGAGATCTATCTGGCGAATTCAGCTGTAGCAGCGGCTTCAGCCATCGCCGGTAAGATCGTGGATCCTAGAGACCTCTAA
- a CDS encoding succinate dehydrogenase/fumarate reductase iron-sulfur subunit: MQIKILRSETDTHQLYTLPAGEIPLLNALSYIKETQDATLTFSAGCRASVCGTCAVRVNGREELACAYKVKPGDIIEPLQYHPVLRDLKVDKHRAKETLLKSTAWLHTPQEASLTHSDEKLSERQTDCILCDSCYSACPVYAVNPDFLGPFALTRAYRYSTDKRESSTKNIIDNIQSNGVWDCTLCGECTAVCPKGIDPKMDITMLRGLSVQEGYQDPSFATQSFGTPDFGGGGFGFDPNAGF, encoded by the coding sequence ATGCAGATAAAGATCCTTCGCTCTGAAACCGATACCCACCAGCTCTATACACTGCCTGCGGGAGAGATCCCTCTTTTGAATGCCTTGAGCTATATCAAAGAGACGCAAGATGCCACGCTGACTTTCTCTGCAGGATGCCGTGCTTCGGTCTGCGGTACCTGTGCTGTTCGCGTAAATGGAAGAGAAGAGCTTGCCTGTGCCTATAAAGTAAAACCCGGAGATATCATAGAACCGCTACAATACCATCCTGTACTGCGTGACCTCAAAGTGGACAAACACAGAGCCAAAGAGACCCTCTTGAAAAGTACCGCGTGGCTGCACACACCGCAGGAAGCTTCACTCACACACAGTGATGAAAAACTCTCTGAAAGACAGACAGACTGCATACTCTGCGACTCCTGCTACTCCGCCTGCCCTGTCTATGCAGTCAACCCAGATTTCCTTGGACCGTTCGCACTGACTCGTGCCTACCGCTACAGTACGGACAAACGTGAAAGCAGTACAAAAAACATTATAGATAACATTCAGAGTAATGGGGTGTGGGACTGTACCCTATGCGGCGAGTGTACCGCTGTCTGTCCAAAAGGTATAGACCCAAAAATGGACATTACGATGTTAAGAGGGCTCTCTGTACAGGAGGGATATCAGGATCCATCCTTTGCTACACAGAGTTTCGGCACGCCGGATTTTGGCGGCGGGGGATTTGGGTTTGACCCCAATGCAGGATTTTAG
- a CDS encoding FAD-binding protein, producing MIDVLIIGSGGAGLTAALAAKDAGASVAVAGKAYPTNSQTSMAQGGMNAALGNVGEDDIGSHIADTIKSAKGLCDEVMVKHMCENAPGTIAWLESLGVPFSRLDNGKSGTQTVAQRQMGGASAKRACYAQDYTGLKILHTLYDTCLKEEIDFLDEHYLLNLITEEGTVKGATFLEIRTGEVKQISARSVIIATGGYGALYHGSTTNAYGSTGDGVAAVLRAGGAVSDMEFIQFHPTALKHSSILVSESARGEGGYLVNEKGERFVDELKPRDEVARAIFGQIQEGQRVFLDVRHLGEEKLMELLPQEVELCKLHEHVDPAKELIPIQPVAHYTMGGIDVDQGLGVHGIKGCFAVGECSNAKVHGANRLGGNSLLEITVFGKLAGENATKHAADASSKPADDAQQQKDTEAVEALFAQKEIVNFYPYREKLGNLLYEKVGIVRDNAQLQDALKEVTAMQEMQKAMGIVDQSRANNQNLIEFLEFQNALLLAPTIITSAIDRDESRGAHYKVGFEQEDETHKKHTLIQWKKEATCR from the coding sequence ATGATAGATGTACTGATCATCGGTTCTGGCGGTGCCGGACTCACAGCCGCACTGGCAGCAAAAGATGCCGGGGCTTCGGTCGCTGTAGCGGGGAAAGCCTATCCTACCAATTCACAAACCTCTATGGCACAGGGAGGTATGAACGCTGCCCTTGGCAATGTCGGTGAGGATGATATAGGTTCACACATTGCAGATACCATCAAGTCTGCAAAGGGACTTTGCGATGAAGTGATGGTAAAACATATGTGCGAAAATGCTCCGGGGACCATCGCGTGGTTGGAGAGTCTGGGTGTACCTTTTTCAAGACTTGACAACGGAAAATCCGGTACCCAAACCGTAGCCCAGCGTCAAATGGGGGGTGCCTCGGCAAAACGTGCCTGTTATGCCCAGGACTATACCGGACTCAAGATACTCCATACCCTTTATGACACCTGTTTGAAAGAAGAGATAGACTTTTTGGATGAACACTATCTTCTCAATCTCATCACAGAAGAAGGCACCGTCAAAGGTGCCACCTTTCTAGAGATACGTACAGGCGAAGTGAAGCAGATCAGTGCAAGATCCGTGATCATCGCTACAGGCGGATATGGTGCACTCTATCATGGATCCACGACCAATGCCTACGGTTCTACCGGTGATGGTGTAGCGGCTGTACTGCGTGCAGGCGGGGCAGTCTCTGACATGGAGTTCATCCAATTCCACCCCACAGCACTCAAACACTCCTCTATTTTGGTCTCTGAATCGGCCAGGGGAGAAGGCGGCTATCTGGTCAATGAAAAGGGAGAGCGTTTTGTAGATGAACTCAAGCCGCGTGATGAAGTGGCCCGTGCCATCTTCGGCCAGATCCAAGAGGGACAGCGTGTATTTTTGGATGTCCGTCACCTGGGAGAAGAAAAACTCATGGAACTGCTTCCCCAAGAGGTGGAGCTATGCAAACTGCATGAACATGTCGACCCTGCCAAAGAGCTTATTCCCATCCAGCCTGTCGCCCACTACACGATGGGCGGGATAGATGTCGATCAGGGCCTGGGGGTTCATGGGATCAAAGGATGCTTTGCCGTGGGTGAATGCTCCAATGCCAAAGTCCATGGTGCCAACCGTCTTGGCGGGAACTCTCTGCTTGAAATTACAGTATTTGGAAAATTGGCGGGAGAAAATGCCACTAAACATGCTGCTGATGCTAGTTCAAAACCTGCCGATGATGCACAACAACAAAAAGATACAGAAGCGGTCGAAGCACTTTTTGCACAAAAAGAGATTGTCAACTTTTACCCTTACAGAGAGAAGCTGGGGAATCTTTTGTATGAGAAGGTCGGTATTGTCAGAGACAATGCGCAGCTCCAAGATGCACTAAAAGAAGTAACCGCTATGCAAGAGATGCAAAAAGCGATGGGGATTGTCGATCAAAGCCGAGCGAACAATCAGAACCTCATAGAGTTTTTAGAGTTCCAAAATGCCCTGCTTCTGGCGCCTACGATCATCACATCGGCTATTGACAGAGATGAAAGCCGCGGTGCCCACTACAAAGTCGGATTCGAACAGGAAGATGAAACACACAAAAAACATACGCTCATCCAGTGGAAAAAGGAAGCAACATGCAGATAA
- a CDS encoding D-2-hydroxyacid dehydrogenase → MNIVLLDAKTLGGDLDITALESFGTLTVYQTTSKEETLERIQSADIIITNKVVITADMMEATPSLKLICIAATGMNNVDLDAAKEKGIEVKNVAGYSTKSVVQHTFAMALYLLEKMAYYDTVVKEGSWSASGLFTDVSQPFYEISGKKWGIIGFGTIGQEVAKIATAFGAEVSYHSTSGKNLHHDYPHQSLESLLKACDIISIHAPLNDATYNLINQNNLPFIKEDGMILNLGRGGIVNEADLALELDKRTLYAGLDVLEQEPITLNNRLNEVKHKERLLITPHMAWASIEARKKLLEGIVENIQRFMERI, encoded by the coding sequence ATGAATATCGTATTACTTGACGCTAAAACATTAGGTGGTGACCTGGACATCACTGCACTGGAATCTTTTGGAACACTGACCGTCTACCAGACTACTTCTAAAGAAGAGACACTTGAACGCATCCAAAGTGCAGATATCATCATCACCAATAAAGTGGTCATCACTGCAGATATGATGGAAGCAACCCCTTCACTGAAACTCATCTGTATCGCTGCCACAGGCATGAACAATGTAGACCTGGATGCTGCCAAAGAGAAAGGGATAGAGGTCAAAAATGTTGCGGGATACTCAACTAAGAGTGTGGTGCAGCACACGTTTGCTATGGCACTTTATCTCCTTGAAAAAATGGCATATTATGATACTGTGGTAAAAGAGGGGTCATGGAGTGCATCAGGACTTTTTACCGATGTAAGCCAACCCTTTTATGAGATCTCAGGGAAAAAATGGGGCATTATCGGTTTTGGAACCATAGGCCAGGAGGTTGCCAAGATCGCAACGGCATTCGGGGCCGAAGTCTCTTACCACTCTACCAGCGGGAAAAATCTTCATCATGACTACCCGCATCAGAGTTTGGAATCTCTGCTCAAAGCGTGTGACATCATCTCTATTCATGCACCGCTCAATGATGCTACCTATAACCTCATCAACCAAAACAACCTGCCGTTTATCAAAGAGGATGGTATGATTTTAAACCTCGGACGGGGAGGCATCGTCAATGAAGCAGACCTGGCTTTGGAGCTTGACAAGCGGACCCTCTATGCCGGACTGGACGTACTTGAACAAGAACCGATTACCCTTAACAACAGACTCAATGAGGTCAAACATAAAGAGAGGCTCCTGATCACGCCGCATATGGCTTGGGCAAGCATCGAAGCGAGGAAAAAGCTTCTTGAAGGTATTGTAGAGAATATTCAACGATTTATGGAGCGCATATGA
- the purT gene encoding formate-dependent phosphoribosylglycinamide formyltransferase, which translates to MTFTTTLQKDAIKIMLLGSGELGKEVAIEAQRLGIEVVAVDKYENAPAHLVANRSYAIDMQDKEAVLALIEKEQPSFILPEVEAISIAALFEAEARGFHVIPNAEAVNKTMNRKNIRVFAAEELGLKTSKYEFVTTLDGLKAAGERIGFPCVIKPVMSSSGHGQSIARTPDDIERSWEMAKEARGDASELIVEEFVPFDYEITLLTVRNETGTTFCEPIGHVQKDGDFILSWQPMQMTPASLKKAQEIAKAVTDGLGGRGIFGVEFFVKDDEVYFSELSPRPHDTGMVTLVTQSQSEFALHVRAVLGLPLDFTFYGSGACGAYKAKNESHTPTLEVPDTAFTKDSFVRVFGKPESHVGRRMAVSLVLDEVEEAKRRATEIVESISDN; encoded by the coding sequence ATGACATTTACGACCACATTACAAAAAGACGCTATTAAGATCATGCTCCTGGGTTCGGGTGAACTTGGCAAAGAGGTGGCTATTGAAGCACAACGACTTGGCATAGAGGTCGTCGCCGTAGATAAATATGAGAATGCCCCTGCACACCTTGTGGCCAACCGCTCTTATGCTATAGACATGCAGGACAAAGAAGCCGTACTTGCACTGATAGAGAAAGAGCAGCCGAGCTTTATCCTGCCTGAAGTGGAAGCTATCAGCATCGCGGCCCTCTTTGAAGCAGAAGCCAGAGGTTTTCATGTGATCCCAAATGCCGAAGCGGTCAATAAAACGATGAACCGCAAGAACATCCGTGTTTTTGCTGCAGAAGAGCTGGGGTTAAAGACAAGCAAGTATGAATTTGTTACGACACTCGATGGGCTCAAGGCTGCCGGTGAACGCATAGGTTTCCCTTGTGTCATAAAACCCGTGATGAGCTCATCCGGTCATGGGCAGAGTATCGCAAGAACCCCAGATGATATAGAGAGATCATGGGAGATGGCAAAAGAGGCACGTGGTGATGCTTCTGAACTGATCGTTGAAGAGTTCGTTCCTTTTGACTATGAGATCACGCTTTTGACCGTACGTAACGAAACAGGTACGACATTCTGTGAACCTATCGGGCATGTGCAAAAAGACGGGGATTTCATCCTCTCGTGGCAGCCGATGCAGATGACCCCGGCATCACTGAAAAAAGCACAAGAGATCGCAAAAGCAGTGACCGATGGGCTGGGTGGCCGCGGTATCTTCGGTGTGGAGTTCTTCGTGAAAGATGATGAAGTCTACTTCTCTGAACTCAGCCCGCGTCCTCATGATACAGGGATGGTCACACTCGTAACACAAAGCCAAAGTGAGTTTGCCCTGCATGTAAGAGCGGTACTTGGGCTCCCCCTTGACTTTACCTTCTACGGTTCCGGTGCCTGTGGTGCCTACAAAGCCAAAAATGAAAGCCACACCCCTACACTTGAAGTACCAGACACTGCCTTTACAAAAGACAGTTTTGTAAGGGTCTTTGGTAAACCTGAATCCCATGTAGGGCGTCGAATGGCAGTGAGTCTCGTACTCGATGAAGTAGAAGAGGCAAAAAGAAGAGCCACAGAGATCGTAGAATCCATTTCAGACAACTAA
- the rpsU gene encoding 30S ribosomal protein S21 has product MPGIMLSQRDSFDDAYRKFKRQCDRNLIVTEARARQNHETETEKRKKEKIATRKKILKKLFMLRRYESRL; this is encoded by the coding sequence ATGCCAGGAATTATGCTATCACAACGTGACTCTTTTGATGATGCTTACAGAAAATTCAAAAGACAATGCGACAGAAACCTTATCGTGACAGAAGCGAGAGCTAGACAAAACCACGAAACTGAGACTGAAAAGAGAAAAAAAGAGAAGATTGCAACTCGCAAGAAAATCCTTAAAAAACTCTTCATGCTTAGAAGATACGAGTCAAGACTGTAA
- a CDS encoding NAD(P)H-hydrate dehydratase gives MQKVFENCYALDKRCYESYGLSEDILMEHAAAGMAGYIRTHFPKGSSVLIVAGMGNNGADGIALGRQLHGDYRVKLYLPYPLSSDMAKIQLERATLIGVKKVDEISQADIVVDALFGAGLNRNIDENTEHLLHQLNAMKAHKIACDIPTGVGEEGTLMPMAFHADVTLTMGAYKEALFLDACKDVVGELLRVDLGVSSLFYEGESHTCLLEKSDLKLPSRREQSTHKGSFGHAAVFCGEKEGAGIISGMAAATFGAGLTTLVVHEKITPPAYLMHSTVVPDNASAMAIGMGLGCHFESEFLQKYVVKSHLPIVLDADSFYNEEILAVLEQKDREIVITPHPKEFVVLWKTVTGEQLTVTQVQNRRFEMVRKFNTKYPHITILLKGANTLIMQEERLYINPLGCSKLSKGGSGDVLSGLIVALLAQGYTAIDAAIQASLALVIAADQYEGSSYAMLSTDLVEEIGKLECTVKG, from the coding sequence ATGCAAAAAGTATTTGAAAATTGTTATGCCTTGGATAAAAGATGTTATGAAAGCTACGGGCTGAGTGAAGATATACTGATGGAGCATGCAGCTGCAGGTATGGCTGGCTATATTCGTACACATTTCCCCAAAGGGAGTTCCGTACTGATCGTGGCAGGTATGGGGAACAATGGTGCAGACGGTATTGCATTGGGGCGTCAGCTTCATGGAGATTACAGGGTGAAACTCTATCTTCCTTATCCTCTCAGTTCCGATATGGCAAAAATACAGTTGGAACGTGCCACGCTTATAGGTGTCAAAAAAGTTGATGAGATAAGCCAGGCGGATATAGTGGTGGATGCTCTCTTTGGTGCAGGCCTCAACCGGAATATCGACGAGAATACAGAACATCTGCTGCATCAGCTCAATGCCATGAAAGCACATAAGATCGCCTGTGATATTCCTACCGGGGTAGGAGAGGAAGGTACACTCATGCCTATGGCATTTCATGCAGATGTGACCTTGACCATGGGTGCCTATAAAGAGGCATTGTTTCTAGATGCCTGCAAAGATGTGGTAGGTGAACTTTTACGTGTTGATCTTGGCGTGAGTTCACTCTTCTATGAGGGGGAGAGCCACACCTGTCTGCTGGAGAAGTCTGATCTGAAACTTCCCAGCAGAAGAGAACAGTCCACGCACAAAGGCAGCTTCGGGCATGCCGCTGTGTTTTGCGGAGAAAAGGAGGGTGCGGGTATTATCTCCGGTATGGCTGCGGCTACATTTGGTGCAGGTCTTACGACACTGGTGGTACACGAAAAGATCACACCGCCTGCTTATCTAATGCACTCCACGGTTGTCCCTGACAATGCATCGGCTATGGCCATAGGTATGGGACTGGGGTGCCACTTTGAGAGTGAGTTTTTGCAGAAGTATGTGGTAAAAAGCCACCTGCCTATCGTCTTGGATGCAGACAGTTTCTATAATGAAGAGATCCTGGCTGTTTTGGAGCAGAAAGACAGGGAGATCGTCATCACCCCGCATCCCAAAGAGTTTGTCGTACTTTGGAAAACAGTGACAGGGGAGCAGTTGACGGTTACACAAGTCCAGAACAGACGTTTTGAGATGGTTCGAAAGTTCAATACCAAGTATCCGCATATTACGATCCTGCTTAAAGGGGCCAATACCCTTATCATGCAGGAAGAGAGACTCTACATCAACCCTTTGGGATGTTCCAAGCTCAGCAAAGGGGGGAGTGGAGATGTACTTTCGGGTCTTATCGTTGCACTGCTTGCACAGGGATATACAGCCATTGATGCAGCCATTCAGGCTTCTTTGGCCCTAGTGATCGCTGCAGATCAATATGAAGGTTCTTCTTATGCGATGCTGTCAACGGACCTGGTAGAAGAGATAGGAAAATTAGAGTGTACAGTTAAGGGCTAA
- the purN gene encoding phosphoribosylglycinamide formyltransferase: MANGKKIAVLFSGKGSNFAYIVKTLHHKGFEVVVALTNNPNAQGIEIAKEASIPLEIIDSKTYESREAFDAAVVECLKKYDPDLTVLAGFMRILTPTFTDQIKSINLHPSLLPRHKGLNAIEKSYKDEHTHGGASVHYVTSELDGGEVILQKEVAKEGLSFEAYDKKVRSIEKEALAEAIQKVLS, encoded by the coding sequence ATGGCAAATGGTAAAAAAATAGCTGTACTTTTTAGCGGTAAGGGAAGCAACTTCGCGTATATTGTCAAGACTTTACACCATAAAGGATTTGAAGTGGTTGTCGCATTGACAAATAATCCCAATGCCCAGGGGATAGAGATCGCAAAAGAGGCATCTATCCCTCTTGAGATCATCGACTCAAAAACGTATGAGAGCAGGGAGGCCTTTGATGCAGCAGTGGTGGAGTGTCTGAAAAAGTACGATCCCGATCTCACCGTACTTGCAGGCTTTATGCGTATCTTGACACCCACCTTTACAGACCAGATCAAAAGTATCAACCTTCATCCCTCTCTGCTCCCAAGACACAAAGGGTTGAATGCTATAGAGAAGAGTTATAAGGACGAACATACCCATGGCGGTGCATCGGTGCATTATGTCACTTCCGAACTGGATGGAGGAGAGGTGATCTTGCAAAAAGAGGTTGCCAAAGAGGGGCTGAGTTTTGAAGCCTATGATAAAAAGGTACGGAGTATTGAAAAAGAGGCACTGGCAGAAGCCATTCAAAAGGTGCTGAGCTAA
- the thpR gene encoding RNA 2',3'-cyclic phosphodiesterase, with product MRLFIGSPVILDDYASIQEDFKDIIEGKWVAEQNLHLTWVFLGDVEEVKPIIDKLKGVSPLEHQTGIKELGYFGRPPKIFFAKSEEKALYDKARELRGSGFDLYRFKPHITLCRIKAIRDYKAYKEKLKTYRERSLGVILPEIHLYESSLSSKGAHYSCRYSLKKT from the coding sequence ATGAGACTCTTCATCGGTTCACCCGTCATCCTGGATGACTATGCTTCCATCCAGGAGGATTTCAAAGATATTATCGAAGGGAAGTGGGTAGCAGAGCAAAACCTGCATCTGACCTGGGTATTTCTGGGTGATGTGGAAGAGGTAAAACCTATCATAGATAAACTCAAGGGGGTATCTCCCCTGGAACATCAAACCGGCATAAAAGAGTTGGGGTATTTTGGACGGCCGCCTAAAATCTTTTTTGCTAAATCCGAAGAGAAGGCACTTTACGACAAAGCAAGGGAGCTCAGAGGTTCAGGCTTTGACCTTTACCGTTTCAAACCACACATCACACTCTGCCGTATCAAAGCCATACGTGATTACAAAGCATACAAAGAGAAACTCAAAACCTATCGTGAAAGATCTTTGGGCGTCATACTCCCTGAGATACACCTCTATGAGAGCAGCCTATCCTCCAAGGGTGCACACTACAGTTGCAGATATAGCCTCAAAAAAACTTAG